One region of Sphingomonas kaistensis genomic DNA includes:
- a CDS encoding DUF3572 domain-containing protein — protein MIRPSPNDSDSITVALQALAVSLGDEARASRLLSLTGLTPDDLRHRAAEPAVLVAVLRFLEDHEPDLLAVADMLGIKPQELVAARIALEP, from the coding sequence ATGATCCGGCCAAGCCCAAACGACAGTGACTCCATAACGGTTGCCCTGCAGGCGCTTGCCGTCTCGCTGGGGGACGAAGCGCGCGCCTCGCGGCTGCTGTCGCTGACCGGACTGACCCCCGACGACCTGCGTCATCGCGCGGCCGAGCCGGCGGTGCTGGTCGCCGTTCTGCGCTTCCTCGAGGACCATGAGCCCGACCTGCTGGCGGTCGCCGACATGCTTGGGATCAAGCCGCAGGAACTGGTTGCCGCCCGGATCGCTCTCGAGCCATGA
- a CDS encoding SDR family NAD(P)-dependent oxidoreductase: protein MKTCLITGATAGIGAASARAFVGAGWRVIGTGRREERLKALQEELGAAFLPLSIDMQHLDEVETLAKLDGEWAGIDCLVNNAGLAPPMADLQDSKWDDLKTVLDTNVTGLVALTRACLPKLIAARGLVVNLSSVAGNYPYRGGAVYGGTKAFVRQFSLALRNDLAGTGVRVTSIEPGMAETEFTVVRNGGDQAASDALYAGVEPMTAEDLAGTILWVASQPPHLNFNSIELMPTRQSWAGFAMTRQS, encoded by the coding sequence ATGAAGACCTGCCTCATCACCGGCGCCACCGCGGGGATCGGCGCCGCCTCCGCTCGCGCCTTCGTAGGGGCTGGCTGGCGGGTGATCGGGACCGGTCGGCGCGAGGAGCGGCTGAAGGCGCTGCAGGAAGAGCTTGGCGCTGCCTTCCTTCCGCTCAGTATCGACATGCAACACCTCGACGAGGTCGAGACGCTGGCGAAGCTCGATGGCGAGTGGGCGGGGATCGACTGCCTCGTCAATAATGCCGGGCTGGCACCGCCGATGGCCGACCTGCAGGACAGCAAGTGGGACGACCTCAAGACCGTTCTCGACACCAATGTCACCGGGCTGGTCGCGCTGACCCGGGCCTGCCTGCCCAAGCTGATCGCCGCCCGCGGACTGGTCGTGAACCTGTCGTCGGTGGCGGGCAATTACCCGTATCGCGGCGGCGCGGTGTACGGCGGGACCAAGGCGTTCGTGCGCCAGTTCAGCCTGGCCCTGCGCAACGACCTTGCCGGAACCGGGGTCAGGGTGACCTCGATCGAGCCGGGCATGGCCGAGACCGAGTTCACGGTGGTCCGCAACGGCGGCGACCAGGCGGCATCGGACGCGCTTTATGCCGGGGTCGAGCCGATGACGGCGGAGGATCTTGCGGGCACCATCCTGTGGGTGGCGAGCCAGCCGCCGCATCTCAACTTCAATTCGATCGAGCTGATGCCGACCCGCCAGAGCTGGGCCGGCTTCGCGATGACCCGCCAATCTTGA
- a CDS encoding RidA family protein — MSIDQRLAELGITLPEAAAPVAAYVPVVQSGNLLFVSGQVSFAEDGSRITGRLGEDMSLEAGQEAARRCGLMVLAQVAQALGGSLDRVSRIVKLGVFVNSTGDFTDQPKVANGASELMQDVFGEAGRHSRAAVGVPALPLGVAVEVDAIVEVRD; from the coding sequence ATGAGCATCGACCAGCGCCTCGCCGAACTCGGCATCACCCTTCCCGAAGCCGCCGCCCCGGTCGCGGCTTATGTTCCCGTGGTCCAGAGCGGCAACCTGCTGTTCGTGTCGGGCCAGGTCAGCTTTGCCGAGGACGGCAGCCGGATCACCGGCCGGCTGGGCGAGGACATGAGCCTCGAGGCCGGCCAGGAAGCCGCGCGCCGCTGCGGGCTGATGGTGCTGGCGCAGGTCGCCCAAGCGCTCGGCGGTTCGCTCGACCGGGTCAGCCGGATCGTGAAGCTCGGCGTGTTCGTCAATTCGACCGGCGATTTCACCGACCAGCCCAAGGTCGCCAACGGCGCATCGGAGCTGATGCAGGACGTGTTCGGCGAAGCCGGCCGCCACTCGCGCGCGGCGGTCGGCGTACCGGCGCTGCCGCTTGGCGTCGCGGTCGAGGTGGATGCGATTGTCGAGGTCCGCGACTGA
- a CDS encoding glycerophosphodiester phosphodiesterase family protein encodes MSRSATERLFAGTAGFAHRGRHGPGVPENSMAAFRAAIAAGAGIECDLRLSRDGFAMLFHDSSLERMCGIAAETESVHAATLMALPLGATVERIPWLGALLELAGDDTPLLLELKTRAGDPPPPIDLLCRTVARDLARHRGPAGVMSFDPRVGAWFARHAPDIPRGLVIADATPGWRRFAMLGVARPTFLAVETAAAARPWVAAARRRWPVSSWTVRTAVEREALSDRVDALIWEGDGRP; translated from the coding sequence TTGTCGAGGTCCGCGACTGAGCGGCTCTTCGCTGGGACGGCCGGCTTCGCGCATCGCGGCCGGCACGGTCCCGGCGTTCCCGAGAACAGCATGGCGGCGTTCCGCGCCGCGATCGCCGCGGGGGCGGGGATCGAGTGCGACCTGCGGCTGAGCCGCGACGGCTTCGCGATGCTGTTTCACGATTCCAGCCTCGAGCGGATGTGCGGGATCGCGGCGGAAACCGAATCGGTGCACGCCGCAACGCTGATGGCGCTGCCGCTTGGCGCAACCGTCGAGCGCATTCCCTGGCTTGGCGCGCTGCTGGAACTGGCCGGTGACGACACGCCGCTGCTGCTGGAGCTGAAGACGCGGGCGGGCGATCCGCCGCCGCCGATCGACCTGCTGTGCCGGACGGTGGCGCGCGACCTTGCCCGGCATCGCGGGCCGGCGGGTGTGATGAGCTTCGATCCGAGGGTCGGGGCATGGTTCGCGCGGCATGCCCCGGACATTCCGCGCGGGCTGGTCATCGCCGATGCGACGCCCGGCTGGCGGCGCTTCGCGATGCTGGGCGTGGCGCGTCCCACCTTCCTCGCGGTCGAGACGGCGGCGGCGGCGAGGCCGTGGGTGGCGGCGGCGCGGCGGCGCTGGCCGGTTTCCAGCTGGACGGTTCGCACCGCCGTGGAGCGCGAAGCCCTTTCGGATCGGGTCGATGCGCTTATCTGGGAGGGCGATGGCCGACCATGA
- a CDS encoding HAD family hydrolase encodes MNRPILITDCDEVLLHMVRHFSSWLEEAEDVLFRPEDGDMSQALKYRASGEVVPKAEVWSYLGRFFEGEMGRQTLVPGAVEALGRIGETADIVILTNLPHKAHPWRVEQLAAHDIHHEVVCNSGGKGEPLKSIIERHRATRSVFVDDLAQHHASVAAHSPETFRLHMIAEPSLAAVTPPAAAAHARIDDWAEATPWILERLEGRNQ; translated from the coding sequence ATGAACCGACCGATCCTGATTACCGATTGCGACGAAGTCCTGCTCCACATGGTCCGCCACTTCTCCTCCTGGCTGGAAGAAGCCGAGGACGTGCTGTTCCGGCCCGAAGACGGTGACATGTCGCAGGCGCTGAAATATCGGGCCAGCGGCGAGGTGGTGCCCAAGGCCGAGGTCTGGTCCTACCTGGGGCGCTTCTTCGAAGGGGAGATGGGCCGGCAGACCTTGGTGCCGGGCGCGGTCGAGGCGCTTGGCCGGATCGGCGAGACGGCGGACATCGTGATCCTCACCAACCTTCCGCACAAGGCGCATCCGTGGCGGGTCGAGCAGCTGGCGGCCCACGACATCCATCATGAGGTGGTCTGCAATAGCGGGGGCAAGGGCGAGCCGCTGAAGTCGATCATCGAGCGGCACCGGGCGACGCGCAGCGTGTTCGTCGACGACCTTGCCCAGCACCACGCCTCGGTGGCGGCGCATTCGCCCGAAACCTTCCGCCTGCACATGATCGCCGAGCCGAGCCTTGCCGCAGTCACCCCACCGGCCGCGGCGGCCCACGCCCGGATCGACGACTGGGCGGAAGCCACTCCCTGGATCCTCGAACGACTGGAAGGCCGAAATCAATGA